From Aegilops tauschii subsp. strangulata cultivar AL8/78 chromosome 5, Aet v6.0, whole genome shotgun sequence:
tttctggaaagcacaaaggaatgtttgaaaggagtttttcaaagaaagacctcggtgaagctgcttacatattgagcatcaagatctatagagataggtcaagacacttgataggatttttcaataagtacataccttgacaagattttgaagtagttcaaaatggaacagtcaaagaaggagttcttgcgtgtgttgcaaggtgtgaagttgagtaagactcaaaactcGACTAcggcagaaaaatagaaaaaggatgaaagtcattccctatgcctcagtcataggttctataaagtatgctatgctgtgtaccagacctattgtgtacctcaccatgagtttggcaagagggtacaatagtgatccaggagtggatcactcgacagcggtcaaaattatccttagtggaataaggaaaaaaattctcgattatggaggtgattaAGAGTTCgacgtaaagagttacgtcgatgcaagctttgacactaattcAGATGAAtccgagtctcaatctggatacatattgaaagtgggagcaattagctagagtagctccgtgcagagcattgtagacatataaaatttgcaaaatacatacggctctcaatatggcagacccgttgactaaacttctctcacaaacaaaacatgatcacacctttgtactctttgggtgttaatcacatggcgatgtgaactagattattgactctagtaaaccctttgggtattggtcacatgcgATGTGAACTAtcgggtgttaatcacatggcaatgtgaactagattattgactctagtgcaagtcggagactcaaggaaatatgccctagaggcaataataaagttgttatttatatttccttatatcatgataaatgtttattatccatgctagaattgtattaaaccgGATTCttgatgcatgtgtggatacatagacaaaacactgtgtccttcgtaagcctctactagactagctcgttgaccaaagatggttaagtttcctaaccatagacatgtgttgtcatttgattaacgagatcacatcattaggagaatgatgtgatggacaagacccatccgttagcttagcactatgatcgtttagtttattgctattgctttcttcatgacttatacatgttcctatgactatgagattatgcaactcccgaataccggaggaacacttcgtgtgctatcaaatgtcacaacgtaactgggtgattataaagatgctctacaggtgtctccgatggtgtttgttgagttggcatagatcgagattaggatttgtcactctgattgtcggagaggtatctttgggccctctcgataatgcacatcactataagacttgcaagcaatgtaactaatgagttagttacgggatgatgcattacggaacaagtaaagagacttgccggtaacgagattgaactaggtatggtgataccgatgatagaatctcgggcaagtaacatactgatgacaaagggaacaacgtatgttgttatgcggtttgaacgataaagatcttcgtagaatatgtaggagccaatatgagcatccaggttccgctattggttattgaccggagatgtgtctcggtcatgtctacatagttctcgaacccgtagggtccacacgcttaacgttcgatgacgattcgtattatgagtttatgtgatttgatgtaccgaaggttgttcggagtcctggatgagatcacggacatgacgaggagtctcgaaatggtcgatacataaacattcatatattggaaggctgcattcggacaccggaatggttcgggtcgttttGGATAAGTTTCTGAGTACCGGGGCTTACCGGAACCTCCCCCCCCAtccgggaagttattgggcctcatgggcctagtggtggaagagaggaggcaggccaaggtgtggcgcgcgccccccctagcccaaaccgaattggactagggctaggggggccggcccccctttccttctcttcttcctctccttccttcttctcctacttggactaggaaagggggaaacctactcctactaggagtaggaatccccccttgggcgcgccccttgtggccggccctcctcctcctcccctcctttatatacgggggaggggagcaccccatagacacacaagttgatctttagccgtgtgcggtgcccctctccacagttttccacctcggtcatattttcgtagtgcttaggccaagccctgcgtcggtaacttcatcatcaccgtcaccacgacgtcgtgctgacgaaactctccctcggcctcaactggatcaagagttcgagggacgtcaccgagctgaacgtgtgcagattgcggagttgtcatgcgttcggtacttggtcggttggatcgcaaagacgttcgactacatcaaccacgttactaaattcttccgctttcggtctacgagggtacgtggacacactctccccgctcgttgctatacttctcctagatagatcttgcgtgatcgtagaatttttttgaaatactacgttccccaacagcattGATCGATAACAAGCGGGTTGTATCCTCATTTGGTCTCTCAAGTACTCCGGCCCAAATGCCTTCACCACAACTTTGCAAAAATTGTACAATGACTCAAGGCATGCGAACTCACTAATTTGTATGTACTGATGAATTAGATCACCGGGAACTCCATATGCAAGCATCCGGACAACTAaagtgcatttctgataagaggagaaGCCACCCTTACCAATAGCATCGTACTTATTTTGAAGGAATCATCACAACCCACCACTCCCTCTCAAATACGGTTGAACAATGATCATCCCATCCGAAGCACCGTCGGAAAAGTTTGGCGTCGAATAGTGAATTTGTGCGATGAATATAATCGTTAAAGACCGGGACATGACTTTCCGTATAACCCTCCAACACAACAAGCTACCTTCGGTACCACCTTCAACTTCCAATTCCAAAGGACATCCCACAACTATTCTTCTGGCGATGAAGCTTCCAATACCGCTCCTTCCTCTAGAGCGACGACATGACAATTGTTCTTTAACTTCAGTGCTTGACAGTTTACACAAAGCACTTGTACATTTATTCATTATCATCACTTACCTATTCATTACTACACTTGTGATCCAACGTCTCCCTTGGATAGTTCATTCCAACACAAACTGTTGATACCACGTACGCAAACTAACAGTGAAAGCGTGCTAGATCTACACACACAACCAAGGATAACAATCCATCACGAGAACAATGGTAGTGGCACGGCCTTGATTGGCGTGACCATGTTAAGAGACATCCTATACCGGTCCCGAACATCCACGTCGCACGGCTGCATCCCCTTGGGCAGCCTCCACTCAAACCTGTGCAGCAGGGATGCAAGGATGAGGGTCACAACCCTTGTCGCCATAGGCATCCCAGGGCAGGCCCTTCTCCCCACCCCGAACGGCATGAACTCGAACCGATCCTTACCCCGGAAGTCCATGTCCGCCCTGACGAATCTCTCCGGCATGAACTCCTCGGGCTGCGTCCACACCGCCGGGTCGCGCATGATGGCCCACAGGTTGACAATCACCGTGGTGCCCTTGGGCACCACGAAGCCCCCGACCTCCGCGCCTTCGGCCATGGCGTGGTGCGGTATCAGGAGCGGGCTTGGCGAGTGAAGGCGCATGCTCTCCATCAGCACGGCGTGGAGATACGATAGCCTGCTGATGTCGGACTCATCAGGATACTGCTTTTCACCGAGCACTTCCTGTAGCTCGGCCCGAACCTTTGACATGACGGCCGGGTGCCGAAGAAGCTCGGCCATCGCCCACTGCACGGTGAGAGAGTTTGTCTCCGTCCCTGCTATGAAGAGATCCTGCAAAACACACGACATTTTACCGGCTAGTTTAGATTTGTCATTTGTGTTGACTTCCTCCAGTGATTTTCAAAGATCTATTTAATTTAGGATACGTCTAAACTGACACAAGTTCAAGTTTGTTTAAAATTTATTTAAATCCTCAGAGCGTTGTGACAGTGACAAACATATTCTGAACAGAAGTGACTCATATTCGTATGCCGGTATTACGTACCAAAAGAAAGGACTTGATTGTCTCAATGCTGAGCTGATCCACCGAGTGAAGCTGGAGTAGCACATCTAAGAAATCACCTTTCCTTTCACCTCCGGCTTTCATACGACGGTCAATAATCTGGTCAAAGTAGTCAAAAAACCTTCCCAGACACTCGCCggtacggcggcggcggcgctgcaagtcAAGAACGGAGAGCGCGGGAAAGAGGTCCGACAAGTTCGGCTTGATGAGCTCCACGAGGATGTCGTCGATCAGCGTCTCGAGACCCTGCGCCTGGTCTGAGCTCACGTCGCCCACCTCCTCGGAAAACAGCACGCTCGAGACGAGGTTGAACAGCCCGGAGAGCACGACGCGGCCGACGTCCACGGTCTCCCCGGCATGGCCGCGGATGCAGCCGACCAGGTCCCTCACCTTCTCCTCCCG
This genomic window contains:
- the LOC109754704 gene encoding oryzalexin E synthase, translated to MEASYTLWLVYVSLASFVLCKVFVLGKKNSRLPPGPTPIPLLGNIFDIQGDLHQALARLAGVHGPIISIKLGATTAVVASSAACARDVLQKYDHLLAGRSVADAARALGFHERSIIWLPSTSPLWKRLRAVCTNHLFSAHGLDAARAVREEKVRDLVGCIRGHAGETVDVGRVVLSGLFNLVSSVLFSEEVGDVSSDQAQGLETLIDDILVELIKPNLSDLFPALSVLDLQRRRRRTGECLGRFFDYFDQIIDRRMKAGGERKGDFLDVLLQLHSVDQLSIETIKSFLLDLFIAGTETNSLTVQWAMAELLRHPAVMSKVRAELQEVLGEKQYPDESDISRLSYLHAVLMESMRLHSPSPLLIPHHAMAEGAEVGGFVVPKGTTVIVNLWAIMRDPAVWTQPEEFMPERFVRADMDFRGKDRFEFMPFGVGRRACPGMPMATRVVTLILASLLHRFEWRLPKGMQPCDVDVRDRYRMSLNMVTPIKAVPLPLFS